A stretch of DNA from Bacillus sp. Marseille-Q1617:
TTATGACAATATCAATTTCTTGAAGGGTGCGTTGATTTCATCGGACTATATCACAACTGTCAGTCCGACGTATAAAGAGGAAATTTTGACTCCTTATTACGGGGAAAAACTCCATGGGATTTTAAGGCAGCGATATAACCAGCTGCAAGGCATCCTGAATGGTATCGATGATGAGGTGTACAATCCGGAAGAAGCACAATTCCCTTACAGGAGCGGGAGCCTCGAAGGGAAAGTCAGAACGAAACTGGAACTGCAGGAGAAATTGAATCTGGAAGTGAATGAAGATATCCCGGTTGTCTCGATCATTTCCCGCTTGACGGTCCAAAAAGGGCTCGAATTGGTCAGGGGCGTATTTCATGAAATGCTTCAGGAGGACGTTCAATTTGTTTTACTGGGGACGGGTGATTGGGAATTCGAACAGTTTTTCCGGGAGATGGAATCGCAATATCCGGATAAGGTAAGGGTTACGATCGGATTTAATGAAGAATTGGCGAAAGAGATTTACACAGCTTCTGACCTCTTCTTGATGCCTTCGAAATTTGAACCATGCGGACTCGGTCAATTGATTGCTTTACGGTACGGAGCCCTTCCGCTTGTAAGGGAAACGGGGGGGTTGAACGATACGGTTCAATCGTATAACGAGGATACGAAGTCAGGGAACGGATTCTCCTTTAAAAACTTTAATGCGCATGACATGCTTCATACGTATAAACGAGCGCTTGATTTCTACCATAATGATAAGGAAACATGGGAGCATATCGTACAAACTGCCATGAATAAGGATTACAGTTGGGCTCAATCGGCCTTTAAATACAACCAATTATATGCTGACCTTGTATCGAGGAGTGAAAGCCATGTTTTCTGATCACAACGAATTTAAAGAGATGTTCCTTAAGAAACTTGAAATGATGTACGGAAAAACATTTCCGGAGTCCACCTCTCAGGATCAATTCTTCGCATTGGGGCATTTGATCCGGGAATACATCAGCATGAACTGGATTCATACGAACGAGCAGTATCGTTTTAATAAAAAGAAGCAGGTGTATTATTTATCCATTGAATTCCTGCTTGGGCGGCTATTGAGGCAGAACCTGATGAACCTTGGGATCTATGAGGTTGTCGATCAGGGATTGAAGGACCTCGGGATCGATCTTTCAGACATTGAAGAAATCGAACATGATGCGGGGTTAGGGAATGGGGGACTGGGGCGCCTGGCAGCCTGTTTCCTGGATTCTTTAGCCTCTCTTAATTTACCGGGGCATGGGTATGGGATCCGTTATAAACATGGCCTGTTCGAGCAGAAGATCGTAAATGGTTTCCAGATGGAGCTCCCGGAACAGTGGCTTCGGCATGGACACGTATGGGAAGTCAGAAAATCTGATTTGACGGTTGAGGTTCCATTCTGGGGGAAGGTCGAATCATCTACGGAGAATGGTGTGCTGAAGTTCCGCCATGTGGATGCAGAACTCGTTTCTGCTGTCCCTTATGATATGCCGGTCGTCGGACATGAAACCTCGACGGTCAATACCCTGCGTCTTTGGAGCGCGGAGCCTGCAGCTTACAAAGCCGGAAAAGACCTGATGAAATATAAGCGGGAAACGGAAGCGATCACTGAATTCCTGTACCCGGATGACACGCATGATGAAGGGAAGATCCTTCGACTGAAACAGCAGTATTTCCTGGTCTCAGCAAGCATTCGTTCCATCATAGATTCGTATATTTACAGATACGGAGATTTGAGGGATCTTCACGAATATGTGTCGATTCATATCAATGATACCCACCCGGTACTTGCCATTCCTGAACTCATGAGGGTACTGCTGGATGAATACGAATTTGACTGGGAAGAGGCATGGGACATCACCACGAAGACGTTCGCGTATACCAATCATACGACACTTTCTGAAGCGCTCGAGAAATGGCCTGTCCGTATTTTCCAGCCGCTGCTTCCGAGGATCTTTATGATTGTTAATGAAATCAACGAGCGCTTCTGCCGCGAGTTATGGAAAGAATACCCGGGTGAGTGGAAGCGGATCGAGGACATGGCAATCATTTCACACGGAGAGGTGAAGATGGCTCACTTGGCCATTGTGGGCAGCTTCAGCGTCAACGGTGTGGCGAAGATTCATACAGAAATCCTGAAGCAAAGGGAAATGAACTTATTTTATCAATATTATCCTGATAAATTTAACAGTAAAACAAATGGAATCACGCACAGAAGATGGCTGATGAACAGTAACCCTCCTTTATCGAAGCTGATCACCTCGGCGATAGGGGACGATTGGATCCATCAACCTGTAAAGCTTAAGGATCTTGAGAAGTATAAGAGCGATGCTTCCTTCCTCCAGGACCTTTATAAAGTGAAGCAGATGAATAAGGAGAGGCTTGCGCGCCGAATTCTTGAAAATAACGGAATGAAGGTCGATCCCCATTCCATCTTTGATATTCAGGTCAAAAGGCTGCATGCATATAAGCGGCAGCTGTTGAATGTGCTTCATATCCTGCATCTCTATAACCGCTGTCTGGAGGATCCGCATTTTGATTTCCACCCGCGGACATTCATTTTTGGGGCCAAGGCTTCCCCGGGCTATTTTTATGCAAAGAAAATCATTAAGCTTATTCATTCGGTAGCGGACCTTGTTAACGATCACCCTGTCGTGAAAGGCCGGATAAAGGTCGTCTTCTTGGAAAATTACCGGGTTTCGCTGGCTGAGGAAATCATCCCTGCCGCTGATTTGTCTCAGCAGATTTCAACCGCAAGCAAGGAAGCATCGGGTACGGGTAATATGAAATTCATGATGAATGGTGCGCTTACGTTAGGGACGCTCGATGGTGCAAATATTGAAATCCTCGAGCAGGTCGGGGAAGACAATATCTTCATCTTCGGCTTGACCGCAGAGGAAGTCATGAATTATCAGAAGCAGGGCGGATATTACGCGATGGAATATTTCCATCACGACCCCCGCATCAAGAAAGTGCTGAATCAGCTTGTTGACGACACGCTGCCGGGTGCGGATGACCACTTTGAAACGATTTATGATTCCCTTTTAGGCGAGAACGATCAATTTTTTGTCCTGCGCGATTTCGATTCCTATGTTCGCATTCAGGAAGAAGCAGGAAAAGCTTATGGCAAGAGGGAAGAATGGTCGAGAATGTGCTTGCACAATATCGCGAATTCCGGCTATTTTTCGAGTGATAGGACGATCGAGGAATATTCGAGGGAGATTTGGAAGATCGTTGAGGGTAGTTTGATGAGGTAAAATGAAATGAAGTTTAAGAGCAATGTTTTTTGTTGAGCAGACAGTAAACTTATAGGTTTATTCTAACGATGTAATGGTCCCGCTTTGAAAACGCAATCAGGAAAACTATTCTGTCATATAAATAGTTTATACCAGTCCCGGCAGGCATATTTTTGAATAAATAGACTGTGTTAGTTCATTCTTTTCATATGGTATGATTTTATTAAATGAATAGTAGCTGTGTCCTCCTTTTATGGAGGACTTTTTTCTTTTTAAGAGAGGTTTCTGTGATAGCTACTTATTATCCTGATTTTTTTCCCATGCCATCGGGCATTCAAGCCCTGAATAATTCAATCGGAAAAAATTGATTTTTAATTCACAAAGAAATCTTGCATTCTAGTTCTATCAATCCTTCGTTCGTTGAAAAAAGGAGTGTACGTATTGGATATATTAATTACCGTGTTTTTTATTCTTAGTGTTACGTTTCCAGTGCTTCATTTATATCATTGCCTGCCCATTTTCCGTGAGGCTGACGAAAGGTCTACACGGAATCCTGCAATTAAGCGGTGGATGATCGAGCATGGGCATGAAGAGGAGCAAGGCTTGAGCATATTAATCCCATGCTACAACGAAACAGGGATTGTGGAAACGTCGGTTAAAAGTATGGCTTCCCTGCCTTATTCGGAAATGGAGGTCATTTATATCAATGACGGATCAACAGATGACACAATGGGCTACCTGGACCGATTGCTTGAATTGGAGGCTTGTTCAATGACTCCGGGCGGTAACCTGACTCACGAAGAAGTGAAGGGGACTTATAGGTCCAGGCTCTACCCTCGCTTCTATGTCGTCGATAAGATGAATGGGGGTAAAGCGGATGCTCTAAATGCTGGTATTGAGTACTCGAATCATGACATAACCATCACCTTGGATGCAGACACGATCTTGGACGAGAGCGCGTTACATGCTGTAAATGATACATTTAAAGACGATCATGTTGTTGCTGCCGGCGGAATGGTCCATGTTCTTCAAACAAAGCCGAATGATTCTTCCAAACGCTTGTCGCTGAGGGATGCAAATATGTTGCTGCGGGTCCAAGTGCTGGATTTCTTGAAAGCATTCTATATTTCAAAGTTGTCGTTGGTCCGTTTTAAAGCATTGGCGGTCATTTCAGGTGCTTTTGGCATTTTTAGAAAACAAGCCCTTCTAGATGTCGGAGGTTACCGTAATACGATAGGGGAAGACATCGATATCACCCTGCGCATTCACAAACTGATAGCAAAAAATAAAAAGTTGCGTATTCGTTTCATCTCGGAGGCAGTGGGTTACACCGAGCTGCCGGAAACATGGGGAGATCTGACAAAGCAGCGTTTACGCTGGCAAAAGGCGTACGTAGATTGCGTCATTCACTTCAGTTCCTTTTTTGGGAAAACCTTATTTTCCAAGGCTGTCTCATTTTTTTATATCTTTGAAGCGTTTCTCGTCGGGACGGTTGCTTCGTACATAATGACAGGGATTGTCATCGTCAATATGATTTACGATCCTCAGAATACGTATTTAAACTATCTGTTTTTTTATATGTTTTGGATTTTCGTGTTTGGAGTAATATACGATCTAGTAGCAATTCGTCAAGGAAAGCGTTATGGATTTTCCTTTTCCCTAAAGGATGGTTTTCGGTTAGCAGGAGCTATTCTTTTTGATATATTCATCTATCGATTTGTCACGATGTATTTTGTCATGTATGGGAGTATTTCGTACTTCTTCAATAAAAAGTGGAACAAGGTTTCAAGGACAGGAAGAAAATATAATGAAGAAGGTACGAAACCTGCAGCATAGGTTGAACTCATGGTGAAAAGCTGAACATGAAGGAGGGAAGGAAATGGGTAAAAAATTACTTCTGATCACGTTAACCTCTACAACGGTTTTTATTCTGGGGGTAGTGAGTCTGACCTTCCAGTTTGTGACTTCAACAGGAGCAAGCATGAACGAAGATTTTGAACAGAACGGAAAATACAAAGAACGCTCGGATGATATCAGCCTGGCCGATGGTGATCCCCTTTCAATCCTTTTGATGGGGGTCGACTCCCGTCCGGGTGAAGAGAGCGGGAGAGCCGATACGATGGTCCTGATGACAATCAATCCTCACTCCAACTCGATCCATATGGTCAGCATACCCAGGGATACGCACATAAGGATTAATGGTGGATTAGATAAAATAAACAGTTCCTATCAAGTCGGAGGGCCCGGGATGACGATTCAGTCTGTCGAAACCCTCCTTGATGTCCCTGTTGATTATTTCATCGAAGTAAATATGAAAGGGTTTGAAGGCATTGTCAATGCATATGGGGGAGTGGAAGTGAACAATGACCTGGAGTTTACGGATAAACATGTACACTTTCCAAAAGGCGAGATTAAACTGGATGGTAAAGAAGCATTGATTTATGCCCGCATGAGAAAGAAGGATCCAAGGGGTGACTTTGGGCGTCAGAAGCGTCAGCGTCAAGTTATTGAAGCTTTGATGCAGAAAGGGGAGAGTATTGCTTCCGTCACGAAATTCCGTGATATTATCAATGTTCTTCAACATAACGTTAAAACGAATATGAACCCACTCGAAATGTGGAATATTCAAGCCAATTATAAGAGTGCAAGAGAAACCATTGAAGCTCACAAGATAGAAGGTAAAGATAAAACATTTAAAGGGACTTATTATTATATGCCGGATAAAAAGAACCTCAACTCTATTTCACTCACGCTGAAAGAACATTTAGAACTGATACCCAATAGTACAGAGGCAGATCAAAGTCGTTCAAGCAAAAAGGAAGATGCTGATAATAAGAAACCTGATAATCAAAAGTCATCTGTTCATAAAAAGGAACGATTCAGAACTGAGCAAGAGACTGAGATAAAAGACCCTGAAACGGAAAGGTCTTCTCAAACAGCCGATCATGGTCCTGATGAAGAAGAGACAGACAAAAACTCAAAGGAAACCGGCGAGCAGCCGAATGTAAAAAGAGTCATCAATAATGACTGGATGCCTATACCTACGAATCAAACAACTCATACAAAGGTGACGTTCGAAGAGGGGTCCCTGGATTGGGAAGAAATGAAAGCCGCAATAGCCAAGGGCGCTGACTTATCAACAAACGATATGATTCTTTGGTGGGTGGAAGGTAAAGGGGTAAATCGAGTCACGGCTACCGTGACGAATAAAGCCCAGACAGATAATTACAGGGTTTATGTAGAGTGGATTGAGGGAAGAGGCTACGCACCTGTAAAGGTGGAAGAACTGTATGAAAATGATCAAAGGCATCACTGATTCAAGCGAAATCTTGTTTGCTCGGTGGTTGATGAATTCATTGACAAAAGACCCAAACAACTAGGAGAATTTTCGAATGAATATCACTACATGGCTGGCAGCGGCCATCATCTTACTATTGTTGATCATCTTTGGATTATTAATTTTATTGAGGAAAAGAAAGAAAATGTATGAAAAACGATTAGGAGAAATTGAAAGAGAAGCCGTGATGAGTTTGGACCGCGTTGAATATAACCTGAAAGGTAATAAAGAGTGAATTTTAGAAGGGAGAAGACAATAGGAGTGGAAAGAATTGATCACGATTTAAGAACATTTCGAAGATAACCTAATAAAATCCCAAGGCTCTAGAGCCTTGGGATTTTATTTAGTCCTTTTTCTTTTTAGAAACATAACCGTCCCCATCTTTATATGGAATATCTCCGATCGGGGATTCCAAATCATTTTCATCGAGCATTTCTTCGTACTCTTCATGCTTCTTGGACGGATAGGTCTTGCGGGTTGAGCCGTCGATATCCGTTGCTGCGAAGCTTTCGTAATCCTCAGTGAATCCTTCAGAGGAGTCATCTCCCTGGTACAGTTCAGAGTAATCTTCGTACTCGCCTTCGAAATCTGATGGCGTTTCAGACGTACCGTAGCGGGCAACCTCTTGGAAGCTGTCTTCGTCATCCCGTACATTGCCGTCCGTGCGGTGCCTGAATTCATTATCGATCGGCGGCTGCAGTACGTCCTCTTCCACCGGCCGGTCTCCTGCTTTGGACTGCTCAGGCGAGTGATCTTTACAATAGAGCGTTGTCGGAATCACTTCAAGGCGTTCATAAGGAATCTCCGTGCCGCACTCTTTACACTTGCCGTACGTCCCATCTTCAATAGCCTTGAGTGCCTGATCTATCTTGTTTAATTCGATTTTTGAATGATCATCAATCGCGAAATCTTTTTCGCGTTCATAAAGCTCTGTACCCATGTCGGCAGGGTGGTTATCGTAAAGAGACAACTCTCCTGAATTATCGCGTTCGTTTGTATGATGAAGACTGTCAAGATCCCGATGCAGATGCTCATTTAATTGAGACTGTTGTTGAAGCAGTTCTTTCTTCAGTGTTTCTTGCTGACTATTCGTAAGCAATCTTCTCACATCCTTCATTTTAACGTCCGGCTTAGTGAAAGCCGGATCAATTTTTAATGGTCTAATCATACTTTATCCGAAAGTAGTCCGATTAAAACATAAAAAAGAGCACTCTGTGATGAAGGTGCTCAAAGTGAAGGGAAGACCTGTATTATTTTGTGAGCGAAAGTTATTAGGTGGATTGTTACCGGATTTTTCTTTTTTTTAGGTGATTTGGTACTCATTTATATGTATTCTTTTCATTTGCCTTCAATTTTGAGATTATGGGCTTGGAACTTTTGGGTAAATCGATTTTAAATGCAGGCTGAATTGATAATTGTGCCACTTTTGGATTTAATGTGCCGGAATCCTGATAATTGTGCTGCTTTCGGAATTATTGTGCCAAAATCCTCATAATTGTTCCGGAATCCCAATAATTGTTCCACTTGTCGAATGTTCTTTAACTCTAATCCGAACACCAAGAACAAAATAAAAAACCGGGCATCAATCCACCCGGTTTTCTAAACTGAACCATTATTAAATGAAATAAGCAAGCAGCAATCCAATCGACAGCAAAAATCCAAAAATGGTATTAGTTTGAGCCGTTGCTTTCATTGCCGGCATCATTTCAAGCGGCTGTGATTTTCCAATAAAGCTTTTCGTAGCTTTCACCGCTTTTGGGATACTAAGATAAGAAACGAAAATCCAAGGAGACATGTCTCCGAATAATACTAATCCTGCAACCCATGCGTACGTTAAGAAAAACATGCTGCCGAGAAGGATGATAGCTCCTTTTTTGCCTAGTAAGATTGCGATGGTTTTACGACCGTTTTCTTTGTCTCCATCCAGGTCGCGAATATTATTTGCAAGTAATATCAGTCCGAC
This window harbors:
- a CDS encoding LPXTG cell wall anchor domain-containing protein; the protein is MNITTWLAAAIILLLLIIFGLLILLRKRKKMYEKRLGEIEREAVMSLDRVEYNLKGNKE
- a CDS encoding glycosyltransferase family 2 protein; this encodes MDILITVFFILSVTFPVLHLYHCLPIFREADERSTRNPAIKRWMIEHGHEEEQGLSILIPCYNETGIVETSVKSMASLPYSEMEVIYINDGSTDDTMGYLDRLLELEACSMTPGGNLTHEEVKGTYRSRLYPRFYVVDKMNGGKADALNAGIEYSNHDITITLDADTILDESALHAVNDTFKDDHVVAAGGMVHVLQTKPNDSSKRLSLRDANMLLRVQVLDFLKAFYISKLSLVRFKALAVISGAFGIFRKQALLDVGGYRNTIGEDIDITLRIHKLIAKNKKLRIRFISEAVGYTELPETWGDLTKQRLRWQKAYVDCVIHFSSFFGKTLFSKAVSFFYIFEAFLVGTVASYIMTGIVIVNMIYDPQNTYLNYLFFYMFWIFVFGVIYDLVAIRQGKRYGFSFSLKDGFRLAGAILFDIFIYRFVTMYFVMYGSISYFFNKKWNKVSRTGRKYNEEGTKPAA
- the glgA gene encoding glycogen synthase GlgA gives rise to the protein MKVLFTVSECVPFIKSGGLADVAGALPKELRSLGTDIRVILPKYGGISHEFKGEMKKRKEFFVSVGWRNQYCGIEELHHDGVTYYFVDNEYYFNRDRMYGYFDDGERFSFFTRAVLDSIEVLDFYPDVIHCHDWHTGMVPFLLRTEYQDKPGYAFIRSVFTIHNLQFQGIFPKSVMTDLLGVPERYFHPEYLEFYDNINFLKGALISSDYITTVSPTYKEEILTPYYGEKLHGILRQRYNQLQGILNGIDDEVYNPEEAQFPYRSGSLEGKVRTKLELQEKLNLEVNEDIPVVSIISRLTVQKGLELVRGVFHEMLQEDVQFVLLGTGDWEFEQFFREMESQYPDKVRVTIGFNEELAKEIYTASDLFLMPSKFEPCGLGQLIALRYGALPLVRETGGLNDTVQSYNEDTKSGNGFSFKNFNAHDMLHTYKRALDFYHNDKETWEHIVQTAMNKDYSWAQSAFKYNQLYADLVSRSESHVF
- a CDS encoding TraR/DksA C4-type zinc finger protein; amino-acid sequence: MRRLLTNSQQETLKKELLQQQSQLNEHLHRDLDSLHHTNERDNSGELSLYDNHPADMGTELYEREKDFAIDDHSKIELNKIDQALKAIEDGTYGKCKECGTEIPYERLEVIPTTLYCKDHSPEQSKAGDRPVEEDVLQPPIDNEFRHRTDGNVRDDEDSFQEVARYGTSETPSDFEGEYEDYSELYQGDDSSEGFTEDYESFAATDIDGSTRKTYPSKKHEEYEEMLDENDLESPIGDIPYKDGDGYVSKKKKD
- a CDS encoding glycogen/starch/alpha-glucan phosphorylase, with the translated sequence MFSDHNEFKEMFLKKLEMMYGKTFPESTSQDQFFALGHLIREYISMNWIHTNEQYRFNKKKQVYYLSIEFLLGRLLRQNLMNLGIYEVVDQGLKDLGIDLSDIEEIEHDAGLGNGGLGRLAACFLDSLASLNLPGHGYGIRYKHGLFEQKIVNGFQMELPEQWLRHGHVWEVRKSDLTVEVPFWGKVESSTENGVLKFRHVDAELVSAVPYDMPVVGHETSTVNTLRLWSAEPAAYKAGKDLMKYKRETEAITEFLYPDDTHDEGKILRLKQQYFLVSASIRSIIDSYIYRYGDLRDLHEYVSIHINDTHPVLAIPELMRVLLDEYEFDWEEAWDITTKTFAYTNHTTLSEALEKWPVRIFQPLLPRIFMIVNEINERFCRELWKEYPGEWKRIEDMAIISHGEVKMAHLAIVGSFSVNGVAKIHTEILKQREMNLFYQYYPDKFNSKTNGITHRRWLMNSNPPLSKLITSAIGDDWIHQPVKLKDLEKYKSDASFLQDLYKVKQMNKERLARRILENNGMKVDPHSIFDIQVKRLHAYKRQLLNVLHILHLYNRCLEDPHFDFHPRTFIFGAKASPGYFYAKKIIKLIHSVADLVNDHPVVKGRIKVVFLENYRVSLAEEIIPAADLSQQISTASKEASGTGNMKFMMNGALTLGTLDGANIEILEQVGEDNIFIFGLTAEEVMNYQKQGGYYAMEYFHHDPRIKKVLNQLVDDTLPGADDHFETIYDSLLGENDQFFVLRDFDSYVRIQEEAGKAYGKREEWSRMCLHNIANSGYFSSDRTIEEYSREIWKIVEGSLMR
- a CDS encoding DUF1510 family protein, whose amino-acid sequence is MGKKLLLITLTSTTVFILGVVSLTFQFVTSTGASMNEDFEQNGKYKERSDDISLADGDPLSILLMGVDSRPGEESGRADTMVLMTINPHSNSIHMVSIPRDTHIRINGGLDKINSSYQVGGPGMTIQSVETLLDVPVDYFIEVNMKGFEGIVNAYGGVEVNNDLEFTDKHVHFPKGEIKLDGKEALIYARMRKKDPRGDFGRQKRQRQVIEALMQKGESIASVTKFRDIINVLQHNVKTNMNPLEMWNIQANYKSARETIEAHKIEGKDKTFKGTYYYMPDKKNLNSISLTLKEHLELIPNSTEADQSRSSKKEDADNKKPDNQKSSVHKKERFRTEQETEIKDPETERSSQTADHGPDEEETDKNSKETGEQPNVKRVINNDWMPIPTNQTTHTKVTFEEGSLDWEEMKAAIAKGADLSTNDMILWWVEGKGVNRVTATVTNKAQTDNYRVYVEWIEGRGYAPVKVEELYENDQRHH